Proteins from one Deltaproteobacteria bacterium genomic window:
- a CDS encoding DUF169 domain-containing protein gives MKDWTKLAQSINQFVKPPTIPVGIKLVSSAGEFPAKTRRPLSDLGFKTTICVSIAMARKYGWTIGLTPEDNYCPVSELFYGWADTPGENETSLFNFLKSLNYGVNDNALSHLIASSTRYKLEPGRCGGIVVSPMELGRIDPDLIMIFCNSAQLMRLVHAATRETGDELTSVFSGRFGSCNEGILRTLQTNRPEVVVPGNGDRVWGMVQDDEMIFTIPGHDIERVVESLEVTHRAGVRYPIPIDVRHEPNFPPQLMTPGPAGK, from the coding sequence ATGAAGGACTGGACCAAACTGGCCCAATCGATCAATCAATTCGTCAAACCGCCGACCATACCCGTGGGCATCAAGTTGGTTTCATCCGCCGGCGAATTCCCGGCCAAAACGCGACGCCCCCTGTCCGATCTCGGGTTCAAGACCACGATTTGCGTGTCCATCGCCATGGCGCGCAAATACGGGTGGACCATCGGATTGACGCCGGAAGACAACTATTGCCCGGTTTCCGAACTGTTCTACGGCTGGGCCGACACACCGGGCGAGAACGAAACTTCGCTGTTCAACTTCCTGAAGTCCCTGAATTACGGCGTTAATGACAACGCCCTGTCCCATCTGATTGCCTCGTCGACCCGCTACAAGCTCGAGCCGGGCCGATGCGGCGGAATCGTGGTTTCTCCCATGGAACTGGGACGGATCGACCCGGACCTGATCATGATCTTCTGCAATTCAGCTCAGCTCATGCGCCTGGTGCACGCAGCCACCAGGGAGACGGGTGATGAGTTGACGTCCGTTTTCAGCGGGCGGTTCGGGTCGTGCAACGAAGGGATTCTCCGCACCCTCCAAACGAACCGGCCCGAAGTCGTGGTGCCCGGAAACGGGGACCGCGTCTGGGGAATGGTCCAGGACGATGAAATGATCTTCACCATACCGGGACACGATATCGAACGGGTTGTCGAGAGCCTCGAGGTGACCCATCGGGCCGGTGTCCGGTACCCCATACCCATCGACGTCCGGCACGAGCCGAACTTTCCACCCCAATTGATGACACCCGGTCCCGCCGGAAAATAG
- a CDS encoding PstS family phosphate ABC transporter substrate-binding protein — MFRRWIVLTTLFSFMFIAAVASAQSSRDHIGIVGSSTVYPFATVVAEQFGKMTKFRTPKIESTGSGGGLKLFCDGIGVQHPDIANASRRIKKSECEKCAENGVKEIVEVKIGYDGIVLANSKKAAPMNITRKEIFLALAKEVPDPDGGEKAIANPYQTWNQINRNLPDHKIEVMGPPPTSGTRDAFVELAMEEGAKEFGWIKALEKEDKKTFKSIAHTIREDGAYIEAGENDNLIVQKLGANSNANGIFGFSFLDQNTDAIQGAHVDGVVPTFENISSGAYPLSRPLFFYVKKAHAGAIPGIMEYIDEFTSEKAWGPEGYLADKGMIPMPEAERAKYRQAAEKLETISCSDID; from the coding sequence ATGTTCAGAAGATGGATCGTGCTCACAACCCTGTTCTCGTTTATGTTCATCGCGGCCGTGGCATCGGCTCAAAGTTCGAGGGATCACATCGGCATCGTGGGATCCTCGACGGTCTACCCGTTCGCCACGGTCGTGGCCGAGCAGTTCGGCAAAATGACCAAGTTTCGAACCCCGAAGATCGAGTCCACCGGGTCGGGCGGCGGCCTGAAGCTGTTCTGTGACGGTATAGGAGTCCAGCATCCGGATATCGCCAACGCTTCCCGACGCATCAAAAAGTCCGAATGTGAAAAATGCGCTGAAAACGGCGTGAAGGAAATCGTGGAAGTCAAGATAGGGTACGACGGCATTGTGTTGGCCAACTCGAAAAAGGCCGCACCCATGAACATCACCCGCAAGGAGATCTTTCTGGCCCTTGCCAAAGAAGTGCCCGATCCCGACGGTGGTGAAAAAGCGATAGCCAATCCTTACCAAACTTGGAATCAGATCAACCGGAACCTTCCCGACCACAAGATCGAGGTGATGGGTCCCCCTCCGACCTCCGGAACCCGGGACGCCTTCGTCGAGCTGGCCATGGAGGAAGGAGCTAAAGAGTTCGGGTGGATCAAGGCTCTCGAGAAAGAGGACAAAAAGACGTTCAAATCCATTGCCCATACTATCCGCGAGGACGGCGCCTACATCGAGGCCGGTGAGAACGACAACCTTATCGTGCAAAAACTGGGGGCCAACTCCAATGCCAACGGAATCTTCGGATTCAGCTTCCTGGACCAGAACACGGACGCGATCCAGGGAGCTCACGTTGACGGCGTTGTCCCAACGTTTGAAAACATATCATCCGGCGCCTATCCTCTGTCGCGGCCTCTGTTCTTCTATGTCAAGAAAGCGCACGCGGGTGCGATTCCCGGTATAATGGAGTACATCGATGAATTCACCAGCGAAAAGGCATGGGGACCGGAAGGATACCTGGCGGACAAAGGCATGATTCCGATGCCCGAGGCCGAACGCGCCAAGTATCGTCAGGCCGCCGAGAAGCTCGAGACCATCTCCTGCTCCGACATAGATTAG
- the phoU gene encoding phosphate signaling complex protein PhoU produces the protein MLKKHTMRVFDEELAKLEKAIIRMIDMAANQLDNAVLALSNRDYTLAKEVIERDQKVNQLQASVDACTLRLLAMRQPMAVDLRHILASSRMASDLERIADYASSVAKRSLELGENRVKEPVNIIAAMGKIACAMLSKVARAYQDSDPQLAVEIWQQDQEIDQLYSQVIQTLSILMSGEPECVEPCIALLNASRAVERIGDHVTNLAEHIYFMATGKVYIPAAED, from the coding sequence ATGTTGAAAAAGCACACGATGAGGGTATTCGACGAAGAACTGGCCAAGCTGGAGAAGGCCATTATCCGTATGATCGATATGGCGGCAAATCAACTCGACAACGCCGTCCTTGCCCTTTCAAACAGAGACTACACTCTTGCAAAAGAGGTCATCGAACGCGACCAAAAAGTAAACCAGCTCCAGGCCTCGGTGGACGCCTGCACCCTTCGCCTGCTGGCCATGCGGCAACCCATGGCCGTCGATTTGCGACACATCCTGGCCTCTTCACGCATGGCCTCGGATTTGGAACGCATCGCGGACTATGCTTCAAGCGTCGCCAAACGCAGCCTCGAACTGGGTGAGAACAGGGTGAAAGAGCCGGTCAACATCATCGCCGCCATGGGCAAAATCGCCTGCGCCATGTTATCCAAAGTGGCCCGGGCCTATCAGGACTCGGACCCGCAACTGGCCGTCGAGATCTGGCAGCAGGATCAAGAGATCGATCAGCTCTACTCACAGGTCATTCAAACCCTCAGCATCCTCATGTCGGGCGAGCCGGAATGCGTTGAACCCTGTATTGCCTTGCTGAACGCCTCCAGGGCCGTCGAGCGGATTGGAGACCACGTCACCAATCTGGCCGAGCACATCTACTTTATGGCCACCGGGAAAGTGTACATACCCGCGGCCGAGGATTGA
- a CDS encoding chemotaxis protein, giving the protein MLRFLSDDLGARLALFVADANGKIGKARYSTFVDQKGDILEDIPIEDGLAADFNQRLAALMEKARGENQILDGRSVRNDFLQVKEVEAGGLTYEVAYQGLLDDEGGFLGILAVGRDVTETLARQDEIIVKSESAIQNSERIEMNRETILAANEQSRKENQELGKSTQQANEELKGTLATAGRVAGMASITTLAALLGAILIGIAMCFLVNRVITKPIKKVIDGLSQSATQVSSASDQVSSASRSLAEGSSQQAASVEESSASLEEMASMTKQNAGNAGQADHLMKTANQVVAKANSSMDDLTNSMKEISKASEETSKIIKTIDEIAFQTNLLALNAAVEAARAGEAGAGFAVVANEVRNLAMRAAEAAKSTAELIEETMMKVKAGSDLVRRTGDEFTEVAKNATKVGELVAAIATASAEQAQGIDQVSKAVADMDKVTQENAANAEESASASEEMNSQAGRLKRFVGELVALVGGRTASDGQRRRPRGTIRKKKPDRHPDAEEAKALAVHTRTAPADKTSAHQPKQVDPEQVIPLDEKEFDDF; this is encoded by the coding sequence ATGCTGCGCTTCCTTTCGGACGATCTGGGGGCTCGGTTGGCTCTTTTTGTCGCCGATGCCAATGGAAAGATCGGGAAAGCGCGATATTCGACATTTGTGGATCAAAAGGGCGACATACTGGAGGACATCCCCATAGAAGATGGTCTGGCCGCTGATTTCAATCAGCGATTGGCCGCCTTGATGGAAAAGGCCCGGGGGGAAAACCAGATCCTCGACGGACGTTCCGTACGTAACGATTTTCTTCAAGTGAAAGAAGTCGAAGCCGGAGGATTGACGTATGAAGTCGCCTACCAGGGGTTGTTGGACGACGAGGGCGGGTTTTTAGGCATCCTTGCGGTAGGTCGCGACGTCACGGAAACGCTCGCTCGACAAGATGAGATCATTGTCAAGTCCGAGTCCGCGATCCAAAACTCGGAACGCATCGAGATGAACCGTGAGACGATACTCGCGGCGAACGAGCAGAGCCGGAAAGAAAACCAAGAATTAGGCAAATCAACTCAACAGGCGAACGAAGAACTCAAGGGTACGCTGGCCACCGCCGGCCGTGTGGCCGGCATGGCGAGCATTACTACCCTGGCCGCCCTCCTGGGGGCGATTCTCATCGGAATCGCGATGTGTTTTCTGGTCAATCGGGTCATCACCAAACCGATCAAGAAAGTCATAGACGGTTTATCACAAAGCGCTACCCAGGTCTCATCCGCCTCGGACCAGGTATCCTCCGCGAGCCGATCGCTGGCCGAAGGATCCTCGCAACAGGCGGCCTCGGTGGAAGAATCCTCGGCGTCTCTAGAGGAAATGGCTTCCATGACCAAACAGAATGCCGGAAACGCCGGTCAGGCCGACCACCTGATGAAGACGGCCAATCAGGTGGTTGCCAAAGCCAACAGCTCCATGGACGACCTCACCAACTCCATGAAGGAGATCTCCAAAGCGAGCGAGGAGACATCGAAAATCATAAAGACCATCGATGAAATCGCCTTCCAGACCAATCTACTGGCTCTGAATGCGGCGGTCGAGGCGGCCAGAGCCGGAGAAGCGGGGGCCGGATTTGCCGTGGTGGCCAACGAAGTGCGAAACCTGGCCATGCGCGCAGCGGAAGCGGCTAAGAGCACGGCGGAGTTGATCGAGGAAACGATGATGAAAGTTAAGGCCGGATCGGACCTGGTGCGAAGGACCGGTGACGAGTTCACGGAAGTGGCGAAAAACGCGACCAAAGTCGGTGAACTGGTGGCCGCTATTGCCACTGCATCCGCGGAACAGGCCCAAGGTATCGATCAGGTAAGCAAGGCCGTGGCCGACATGGACAAAGTCACGCAGGAGAACGCGGCCAATGCAGAGGAATCGGCAAGCGCTTCAGAGGAGATGAACTCTCAAGCCGGGCGCCTTAAGAGGTTTGTGGGCGAGTTGGTGGCCCTGGTCGGCGGCCGGACTGCTTCGGATGGACAACGCCGTAGACCACGCGGCACAATCCGGAAAAAGAAGCCGGATCGGCATCCCGATGCCGAGGAGGCAAAAGCCCTTGCCGTTCACACGAGAACCGCTCCGGCCGACAAAACATCCGCCCACCAGCCGAAGCAAGTGGATCCCGAACAGGTCATCCCCCTGGATGAGAAGGAATTCGATGACTTCTAA
- a CDS encoding HD domain-containing protein, with amino-acid sequence MNEEEAGRKLLQVIRNVAEGHYSNDIMEFTRDEFPESMRTVAEAMGMMMVKVEAREFRLEGLIEELKALNERIKRNAIGAVSAMAQALGARDMYTEGHTTRVADCARKMALRLGINEEQAEFVRIGGQLHDIGKIGFSDPLFTDHGLKNTPELVKEIVNHPRLGAEILKDLDFLGPALDYVLCHHERIDGSGYPRRLKGDDVPLGAQILGVADSFDAMTTDRPYQKGMSKTVAIEKLQAQAGKKFRADILDALAGVVEESE; translated from the coding sequence ATGAATGAAGAGGAAGCCGGACGCAAGCTGCTGCAAGTCATCCGGAATGTCGCGGAAGGACACTATTCCAACGACATTATGGAATTCACCAGGGACGAGTTTCCCGAATCCATGCGCACGGTGGCCGAGGCCATGGGTATGATGATGGTCAAGGTCGAGGCGCGCGAGTTCCGTCTCGAAGGGCTCATCGAGGAGTTGAAAGCCCTCAACGAACGGATCAAACGGAACGCCATCGGCGCGGTTTCAGCCATGGCCCAGGCCTTGGGCGCCCGGGACATGTATACGGAAGGGCACACGACACGGGTCGCCGACTGCGCGAGGAAGATGGCCCTCAGGCTCGGCATCAACGAAGAGCAAGCCGAGTTCGTGCGCATCGGCGGGCAGTTGCACGACATCGGCAAAATCGGCTTCAGCGATCCGCTGTTCACCGACCACGGCCTGAAGAATACGCCGGAGCTGGTCAAGGAGATCGTCAATCACCCGAGGCTCGGGGCTGAAATCCTCAAGGATCTGGACTTCCTGGGTCCGGCCCTCGATTATGTGCTCTGCCATCATGAACGCATCGACGGAAGCGGCTACCCCCGCCGCCTGAAAGGCGACGATGTTCCGCTCGGAGCCCAGATCCTCGGCGTGGCGGACAGCTTCGACGCCATGACCACGGACCGGCCGTATCAGAAGGGGATGAGCAAAACCGTGGCCATCGAGAAACTCCAAGCACAGGCCGGCAAGAAATTCCGGGCCGACATTCTCGACGCCCTCGCAGGAGTGGTGGAAGAGTCGGAATAA
- the pstA gene encoding phosphate ABC transporter permease PstA, with protein MDAPVKTRPIDIVKQGMVKRRQAERRFRLYGLGAIVLSLGFLGFLLFSISMNGYSAFKKSFVRLEIDFDREIVGRDLSRADYHLLVKRSLHYLFPDVKGRKDRRELYDMVSPGAVFQLREMLLKDPDLVGKTMEVWVPADDDVDMALKGYYRRDVAEGERRLTDRQLAWIDALSQRNRLDVRFNKAFFAAGDSREPELAGIRGALKGSFYTLLVTLLLSFPIGLAASVYLEEFAPKNRWTDLIEVNINNLAAVPSIVFGLLGLAVFLNFFGLPRSAPLVGGLVLTLMTLPTIIIAGRAALKSVPPSIREAALGIGSSKMQMVTNHVLPLAMPGILTGAIIGMAQALGETAPLLMIGMVAFIVDVPTGITSPATVLPVQIYLWADSPERAFVEKTSAAIMVLLAFLIVMNALAVTLRKHFERRW; from the coding sequence ATGGACGCGCCCGTGAAAACGCGGCCCATCGATATTGTCAAACAGGGCATGGTCAAACGACGGCAGGCCGAACGTCGCTTCCGGCTTTACGGACTCGGCGCCATCGTCTTGAGTCTCGGTTTTCTCGGATTCCTGCTGTTCAGCATTTCCATGAACGGTTACAGCGCCTTCAAGAAGTCCTTTGTGCGTCTCGAAATCGATTTTGACCGGGAAATCGTGGGGCGCGATCTGTCCAGAGCCGATTATCACCTCCTCGTGAAACGATCGCTTCACTATCTGTTTCCGGATGTGAAAGGCCGGAAGGATCGTCGTGAACTCTACGACATGGTAAGTCCCGGAGCGGTTTTTCAGCTTAGAGAAATGCTCCTGAAAGACCCCGATCTGGTGGGCAAAACCATGGAAGTCTGGGTTCCGGCCGACGACGACGTGGACATGGCCCTGAAAGGCTATTACCGCCGGGATGTGGCCGAAGGAGAGCGAAGGCTTACCGACCGGCAACTGGCCTGGATCGATGCCCTGAGTCAACGAAATCGACTCGACGTGCGTTTCAATAAAGCCTTCTTTGCCGCGGGTGATTCCAGAGAGCCGGAACTGGCGGGCATCCGCGGCGCACTCAAGGGTTCCTTTTACACTCTGCTGGTCACCCTTTTGCTCTCTTTTCCCATCGGGCTGGCAGCTTCGGTTTACCTCGAGGAGTTCGCGCCGAAAAACAGATGGACGGATCTCATCGAGGTCAATATCAACAATCTGGCGGCCGTTCCTTCCATTGTATTCGGCTTGCTGGGCCTGGCCGTGTTTCTCAATTTTTTCGGCCTGCCCCGCTCGGCGCCTTTGGTGGGAGGCCTTGTCCTTACCCTGATGACCCTTCCCACCATTATTATCGCCGGACGAGCCGCACTGAAGTCGGTGCCTCCCTCCATCCGAGAGGCCGCTCTGGGTATCGGCTCATCGAAAATGCAAATGGTGACCAACCATGTGCTCCCGTTGGCCATGCCGGGTATCCTCACGGGCGCCATCATCGGTATGGCGCAGGCCCTGGGAGAGACGGCTCCATTGCTGATGATCGGAATGGTGGCATTTATCGTTGACGTTCCTACCGGGATAACCTCGCCGGCCACGGTGTTGCCGGTTCAAATTTACTTGTGGGCGGACAGCCCCGAACGCGCCTTCGTTGAAAAGACCTCGGCCGCCATCATGGTTCTTCTGGCCTTCCTCATCGTCATGAACGCTCTGGCCGTCACATTGCGCAAACACTTCGAGCGCAGGTGGTAA
- the rhlB gene encoding ATP-dependent RNA helicase RhlB: MAIKEINEEVTSRSKPRKMEESNVESNPESVSSEEEGRSQRRRPSRRRVKKIRQIEVAPAAEDVENHWDLSQFNVPPVEGRTRFHDFDLPNPILHAISDLNFEYCTPIQAEILPSTLAGRDASGRAQTGTGKTAAFLISVLTRLLNNPIEGEREPGTPRILILAPTRELVLQISGEARQLAKYCGLNIVSVFGGMDYEKQRKQLGAGPVDIIVATPGRLLDFKRRQDITLKRVEVLIIDEADRMLDMGFIPDVRSIIYSTPTKDKRQTLLFSATLTEEITRLASEWTRNPVKVEIEPEQVAVDTVDQIVYIVTIEKKFALLYNIISRQNLSRVLVFCNRRDEVRRLSETLTRYGINCSELSGDVPQKRRIRRLDEFKSGKIRILVATDVAGRGIHIEGMDHVINFKLPHDAEDYVHRIGRTGRAGASGTSVSFADEEDALYLPAIEKFMGRELNCITPDEEWLTLPETVPGKKGPRSSGSRPRTGRRTGAKR, from the coding sequence ATGGCAATAAAGGAGATCAATGAAGAAGTCACCTCAAGAAGCAAACCTCGGAAAATGGAAGAATCCAATGTGGAAAGCAATCCCGAGTCTGTGAGTTCTGAAGAAGAAGGTCGTTCCCAGCGCAGACGGCCATCGAGGAGAAGGGTCAAGAAGATCCGTCAAATCGAGGTGGCTCCGGCGGCCGAGGACGTGGAAAACCATTGGGACCTCTCCCAGTTCAATGTGCCGCCGGTAGAGGGCAGAACCCGCTTTCACGATTTCGATCTTCCCAATCCCATTTTGCATGCGATCAGCGATCTTAACTTCGAGTACTGCACGCCCATACAGGCCGAAATCCTGCCCAGCACCTTAGCCGGCAGGGATGCAAGCGGCCGGGCCCAGACCGGCACGGGGAAAACGGCCGCCTTCCTGATCAGTGTGCTCACACGCCTGCTGAACAACCCCATCGAGGGTGAAAGAGAACCGGGGACGCCTCGGATCCTGATCCTTGCCCCCACGAGGGAACTGGTGCTTCAGATCTCCGGAGAGGCTCGACAGCTTGCCAAATACTGCGGCCTGAACATTGTTTCCGTGTTCGGCGGCATGGATTATGAAAAACAGAGGAAGCAATTGGGCGCCGGTCCGGTGGACATCATCGTGGCAACGCCCGGAAGGTTGCTCGACTTCAAGCGCCGGCAAGACATAACCCTAAAAAGGGTTGAGGTGCTGATCATCGACGAGGCCGATCGTATGCTCGATATGGGTTTTATCCCGGACGTCCGCAGTATTATCTACAGCACTCCGACCAAGGATAAACGCCAGACCCTGCTTTTCAGCGCCACGTTGACCGAAGAAATCACCCGCCTCGCCTCCGAATGGACGCGCAATCCGGTAAAGGTCGAAATCGAACCCGAGCAGGTCGCGGTCGATACGGTGGACCAGATCGTGTACATCGTGACCATCGAAAAGAAGTTTGCGCTGCTGTACAACATCATCAGCCGGCAGAATCTGAGCCGTGTTCTGGTCTTCTGCAACAGGCGCGACGAGGTGAGGCGACTCTCGGAGACGCTGACCCGGTACGGAATCAACTGCTCGGAGCTTTCCGGCGATGTTCCCCAGAAGAGACGCATCCGCCGTCTCGATGAATTCAAGAGCGGAAAGATACGGATTCTGGTGGCAACCGATGTGGCCGGGCGGGGAATTCACATCGAAGGCATGGATCATGTCATTAATTTCAAATTGCCGCACGATGCGGAGGACTATGTACACCGCATAGGACGGACCGGCCGGGCCGGCGCCAGTGGCACTTCCGTCAGCTTCGCCGATGAAGAGGACGCCTTGTACCTTCCCGCCATCGAGAAGTTCATGGGCCGCGAATTGAACTGCATCACCCCGGATGAAGAATGGCTCACACTTCCTGAAACGGTTCCCGGAAAGAAAGGGCCACGTTCGAGTGGGTCGAGGCCGCGCACCGGAAGAAGAACCGGTGCAAAGAGATAA
- a CDS encoding transporter substrate-binding domain-containing protein, which yields MRQIPVPGYFTIITTTVLAALVLLVSQTDVRAAESATLAQIKQDGQIRIGMYLSFEGLSFKEKGKLTGLEVALADILAEELSKDLGQTVKPVIVDQEWSQIIKVLRDGKYDVVFSAVIPSPMYAHYNVRYSRPYLDTGPVVCCREMDGKPVKDVTAEAGSLADKKVVVINDPAVRRVMRRAGIYVPADEGKTDIERTFPKSETEAEMNRAGKAVPLIAVKEILQIDEMPVIYKMIADGEVDAGVIDLGIIWWVANDSKRWSKKIHAFSQPIGPYIYSAVTRAEDEDLGNLMDKAVERMLKNPKYADTCKQWHGTEIFSWGLTADDFMK from the coding sequence ATGAGGCAGATTCCCGTTCCCGGGTATTTCACCATCATCACGACAACCGTACTTGCGGCCCTTGTTCTTCTGGTTTCTCAAACGGATGTGCGGGCGGCCGAAAGTGCGACGCTGGCTCAAATCAAGCAGGACGGACAGATCCGCATCGGCATGTATCTGTCGTTCGAAGGCCTGAGCTTCAAGGAAAAGGGCAAGCTCACCGGTCTTGAAGTGGCCCTTGCCGACATTCTGGCCGAGGAGCTGTCCAAGGACCTCGGGCAGACGGTTAAACCCGTGATTGTCGATCAGGAGTGGAGCCAGATCATCAAAGTGCTTCGGGACGGGAAATACGATGTGGTTTTTTCCGCCGTCATTCCGAGTCCCATGTATGCCCATTACAATGTCCGCTATTCCCGCCCGTACCTCGATACTGGACCCGTGGTCTGCTGCCGGGAAATGGACGGCAAACCCGTCAAGGACGTGACGGCGGAGGCCGGTTCCTTGGCTGATAAAAAGGTGGTGGTGATCAACGACCCCGCCGTCCGCCGTGTCATGCGACGCGCCGGAATCTATGTGCCTGCCGACGAAGGCAAGACCGATATCGAGAGAACGTTCCCGAAAAGCGAAACCGAGGCCGAGATGAACAGGGCCGGCAAAGCGGTCCCCTTGATTGCAGTGAAGGAAATCCTGCAGATTGACGAGATGCCGGTGATTTACAAGATGATCGCCGACGGCGAAGTGGACGCCGGTGTCATCGATCTCGGGATCATCTGGTGGGTGGCCAACGATTCCAAACGATGGTCCAAGAAGATCCACGCCTTTTCCCAACCTATCGGACCGTACATCTATTCGGCCGTCACACGCGCGGAAGACGAGGACCTCGGCAACCTCATGGACAAAGCCGTCGAGAGGATGTTGAAAAACCCCAAATACGCGGACACCTGTAAACAGTGGCACGGCACGGAGATATTCAGCTGGGGATTGACCGCGGATGATTTCATGAAATAG
- a CDS encoding phosphate ABC transporter ATP-binding protein, whose amino-acid sequence MNQTRQDADTPWTHKDKDGAGKKLQRRYLVPREIRDTVGEPESPDPKMRCRNVDVYYGEKQAIKDVTLDIGCNEVIAMIGPSGCGKSTFIRCLNRMNDTIENCRVTGEIALDGEDIYDPRLDVGPLRAQVGMVFQKPNPFPKSIYENIAYGPRIHGLTTNRHEADECVETSLNRAGLWEEVKDRLHQPGTGLSGGQQQRLCIARTIAVRPEVILMDEPCSALDPIATAIIEDLIYELRERYSIAIVTHSMQQASRVSQRTAFFHLGDLIEVGSTERMFTQPLHQLTEDYITGRFG is encoded by the coding sequence ATGAATCAAACGAGGCAAGACGCGGATACGCCTTGGACGCACAAGGACAAAGACGGCGCGGGCAAGAAGCTGCAACGCCGGTATCTCGTACCAAGGGAGATCAGGGATACGGTTGGAGAACCGGAATCACCGGATCCCAAGATGCGCTGCCGCAACGTCGATGTCTATTACGGCGAAAAACAAGCGATCAAGGACGTGACTCTGGATATCGGATGCAATGAAGTCATCGCCATGATCGGACCCTCGGGATGCGGCAAGTCCACTTTCATTCGGTGCCTCAACCGCATGAACGACACGATTGAGAACTGCCGGGTGACCGGTGAGATCGCTCTGGACGGCGAGGACATCTACGACCCCAGGCTCGATGTAGGACCCTTGCGGGCCCAGGTGGGCATGGTTTTCCAGAAACCGAACCCGTTCCCCAAATCCATCTACGAGAACATCGCCTACGGGCCTCGAATTCATGGTTTGACTACCAACAGGCATGAGGCGGACGAGTGCGTGGAAACGTCACTTAACCGAGCGGGTCTGTGGGAAGAAGTCAAAGACCGTCTTCACCAGCCGGGTACCGGCCTTTCCGGGGGCCAGCAGCAGCGCCTGTGCATTGCTCGCACGATTGCGGTCAGGCCGGAAGTGATCCTGATGGATGAACCATGCTCCGCGTTGGATCCCATTGCCACCGCCATTATCGAGGATCTCATCTACGAGCTCCGCGAACGGTATTCCATCGCCATCGTGACCCACTCGATGCAGCAGGCATCGAGGGTATCGCAGAGAACAGCCTTCTTTCACCTCGGAGACTTAATCGAGGTAGGCTCCACGGAGCGTATGTTCACCCAACCGCTGCATCAATTAACGGAAGATTATATCACCGGACGGTTCGGTTAA
- a CDS encoding GNAT family N-acetyltransferase: protein MSEESSGLPAIRTMLPSDLDRIIEIDIRVLGKPRPDYWKKQLELVEKRSQVSSLVAELDGRVIGFIIGYPSMWEYGVPNKIGWIDTIGVDPDCQRTGVARMLFKEMANSLKKAGVVTIYTLVTRRDWVLLKFFNSMGFQKGDMINLELDI from the coding sequence ATGAGTGAGGAATCTTCCGGGTTGCCCGCTATCCGAACAATGCTCCCCTCGGATCTCGACCGAATCATTGAAATCGACATCAGGGTTCTGGGCAAGCCCAGGCCCGACTATTGGAAAAAGCAGCTCGAACTCGTGGAAAAACGTTCCCAGGTATCCTCCCTGGTGGCTGAACTGGACGGCAGGGTGATCGGTTTTATTATCGGTTACCCGAGCATGTGGGAATACGGCGTTCCCAATAAAATCGGCTGGATCGACACCATCGGCGTGGACCCGGACTGCCAGAGAACGGGCGTCGCAAGGATGCTGTTCAAGGAAATGGCGAACAGCCTCAAGAAAGCGGGAGTCGTTACCATCTATACACTGGTCACGCGCCGGGACTGGGTTCTCTTGAAATTCTTCAACAGCATGGGCTTCCAGAAAGGCGATATGATCAACCTCGAGTTGGATATTTAA